From the genome of Brevibacterium sp. JSBI002, one region includes:
- a CDS encoding (Fe-S)-binding protein: MRIALFATCIVDAMYPEVAQATVSILRRLGHEVIFPEGQSCCGQMHINSGKFAQAEPVIANHVRAFTSTEWDVAVAPSASCVASLGHQQPMVATRVGNDALASEAAEVAERTYELTQFLTDVQGVTDAAADLGSYFPHRVTYHPSCHGMRLLRLGDRQSSLIRSVEGIDFVELPLADSCCGFGGTFSVKNPEVSSAMLADKVRTIQATEADVCTGGDASCLLHIGGGMSRFERTGSFDGAPDVTAVHVKETSSTDEQGHTTETLTTVVGADDDDHLTPGHRGTAPAEPSRTQSGFRVGQAAVHLARILASTKEDPLRVPSEGAEVSGGSLR; encoded by the coding sequence ATGAGGATCGCACTGTTCGCCACATGCATCGTCGATGCGATGTATCCCGAGGTCGCGCAGGCGACCGTGAGTATTCTGCGCCGACTCGGCCATGAGGTGATCTTCCCCGAAGGCCAGTCGTGCTGCGGGCAGATGCACATCAACTCCGGCAAGTTCGCGCAGGCCGAACCGGTCATCGCCAATCACGTCCGCGCCTTCACGAGCACCGAATGGGATGTCGCCGTCGCCCCGTCCGCCTCCTGCGTGGCCTCGCTCGGCCACCAGCAGCCGATGGTCGCCACCCGGGTGGGCAATGATGCCCTGGCTTCCGAGGCCGCCGAGGTGGCCGAACGCACCTACGAGCTCACCCAGTTCCTCACCGACGTCCAAGGCGTCACGGATGCCGCTGCCGATCTCGGGTCCTATTTCCCGCACCGCGTGACGTATCACCCGTCATGCCACGGAATGCGGCTGCTGCGCCTCGGCGATCGGCAGTCCTCCCTCATCCGGTCCGTCGAGGGCATCGACTTCGTCGAACTGCCTCTGGCCGATTCCTGCTGCGGGTTCGGCGGCACCTTCTCCGTGAAGAACCCGGAGGTGTCCTCGGCGATGCTCGCCGACAAGGTGCGCACGATCCAGGCGACCGAAGCCGATGTCTGCACCGGCGGCGATGCCTCCTGTCTGCTGCACATCGGCGGCGGAATGTCGCGGTTCGAACGCACCGGCAGCTTCGACGGCGCCCCGGACGTCACCGCCGTGCACGTCAAGGAGACGAGCTCGACCGATGAGCAGGGGCACACGACCGAGACGCTGACGACGGTCGTCGGTGCCGACGATGACGACCACCTCACCCCGGGCCATCGGGGCACCGCTCCGGCCGAGCCGAGCCGCACTCAGTCCGGATTCCGCGTCGGTCAGGCCGCGGTCCATCTGGCCCGGATCCTTGCCTCGACGAAGGAGGACCCGTTGCGGGTGCCGAGCGAAGGAGCAGAAGTGAGCGGAGGGAGCCTGCGATGA
- a CDS encoding SCO6745 family protein, translated as MESQRTQNIRTVSARINSFHSSIYFSETVGAEYAKYGLEPGVEGNMAARSAPLGRVNPGVVSAAYYNYSPNFVAGMLPRLWETVSPEQMVQARFDAVSAYMAELFGDRDDIALLTEAATQMTQTLAPVRAAMDFSGRTLAAATADVIGRHQAATAFEKMWDVATVAREFRGDGHVASLVTAGVPGIDALMLDVATGAGFRPRAAQKTRGYTDEEWQTAQARLAEAGLITVDKDDRGHDLPVITEAGRDLKEQVEALTDGTVAAAWSVLDDQTIESLLSPSRDLLRVIAKSGAFPSNIFARPEKKAG; from the coding sequence ATGGAATCCCAGCGCACACAGAACATCAGAACGGTCTCGGCCCGCATCAACTCCTTCCACTCGTCGATCTACTTCTCAGAGACCGTCGGCGCCGAGTACGCCAAGTACGGACTCGAACCCGGTGTCGAAGGCAATATGGCCGCCCGTTCGGCCCCGCTGGGACGGGTGAACCCCGGAGTCGTGTCCGCTGCGTACTACAACTACTCCCCGAATTTCGTCGCCGGAATGCTGCCGCGCCTGTGGGAGACGGTGAGCCCGGAGCAGATGGTCCAGGCTCGCTTCGACGCAGTGAGCGCATACATGGCTGAACTCTTCGGTGACCGTGACGACATCGCCCTGCTCACCGAGGCGGCCACCCAGATGACTCAGACGCTGGCACCCGTGCGCGCCGCCATGGACTTCTCCGGCCGCACCCTGGCCGCGGCCACCGCCGACGTCATCGGCAGGCATCAGGCGGCCACCGCATTCGAGAAGATGTGGGATGTGGCAACCGTGGCCCGCGAATTCCGCGGCGACGGCCATGTCGCCTCCCTCGTCACCGCCGGTGTGCCCGGAATCGACGCCCTCATGCTCGACGTCGCGACCGGTGCCGGATTCCGCCCGCGAGCGGCACAGAAGACCCGTGGCTACACGGATGAGGAATGGCAGACCGCGCAGGCCAGGCTCGCCGAGGCGGGGCTGATCACCGTGGACAAGGACGACCGCGGGCACGACCTCCCCGTCATCACCGAGGCGGGACGTGATCTGAAGGAACAGGTCGAAGCCCTGACCGACGGCACCGTTGCAGCCGCCTGGTCTGTCCTCGACGATCAGACGATCGAATCGCTGCTCTCGCCTAGCCGGGACCTGCTGCGCGTCATCGCGAAGTCAGGTGCCTTCCCGTCGAACATCTTCGCCCGCCCCGAGAAGAAGGCCGGCTGA
- the orn gene encoding oligoribonuclease, whose amino-acid sequence MSNNRIVWIDCEMTGLDEVRDELIEVAAIVTDFELNPLDDGIDIVIRPSADARANMNEFVTNMHTTSGLITELDAGTTVAEAQSRVLEYVKKHVPEAGKAPLGGNSVGTDKVFLTKQMPELVEHLHYRIIDVSSIKELSKQWFPRAYFQAPTKHGGHRALGDIIDSIIELQYYRKAVFSAEGPSSDEAKSIAVEVAENYSNLTEASSSDES is encoded by the coding sequence GTGAGCAACAACAGAATTGTGTGGATCGACTGCGAAATGACCGGCCTCGACGAGGTGCGAGACGAACTCATCGAGGTGGCTGCCATCGTCACCGACTTCGAGCTCAACCCCCTCGACGACGGAATCGACATCGTCATCAGGCCCTCGGCGGATGCACGGGCGAACATGAATGAATTCGTCACGAACATGCACACCACCTCGGGCCTGATCACCGAACTCGACGCGGGCACCACCGTCGCCGAGGCGCAGTCCCGGGTCCTCGAATACGTGAAGAAGCATGTCCCCGAGGCCGGCAAGGCACCGTTGGGCGGGAACTCTGTCGGCACCGACAAGGTGTTCCTCACCAAGCAGATGCCCGAACTCGTCGAGCACCTGCACTACCGGATCATCGACGTCTCCTCGATCAAGGAACTGTCCAAGCAGTGGTTCCCCCGCGCCTACTTCCAGGCGCCGACCAAGCATGGTGGGCACCGCGCACTCGGCGACATCATCGACTCGATCATCGAGCTCCAGTACTACCGGAAGGCCGTGTTCTCCGCCGAGGGACCGAGCTCCGACGAGGCGAAGTCGATCGCCGTCGAGGTGGCCGAGAACTACTCGAACCTCACCGAGGCGAGTTCCTCCGACGAGAGCTGA
- a CDS encoding tetratricopeptide repeat protein: MDPSQESTQPNQGLDLSAVRSKNMPAEQAGQAGQAAGAGAGAGAGAAGGPAGGDPDTVAVPGLVFDVDESTFTSLVAISDRVPVVIDLWAEWCEPCKQLSPILERVVTSYGGRLVLAKVDVDANPRLQQAFGVQSIPTVVALIKGQPVPLFQSALPEPQVQAYFDELLKLAGENGVTGHAVVGGAEPEPVGPAHPEAEEALAKGDFDTAENLFKAALANSPADEEAKFGLARAGLGRRLIDQEPADLIAAADADPKNVEAAKAAADAEVVSGNAGSAFNRLISLIRTTTGDEKESLRLRVLDLFAVLGADDPAVTKARTALMRALF; this comes from the coding sequence ATGGATCCCTCGCAGGAGAGCACGCAGCCCAATCAGGGACTCGACCTGTCGGCGGTGCGCAGCAAGAACATGCCCGCCGAACAGGCCGGTCAGGCCGGTCAGGCCGCCGGTGCGGGAGCCGGTGCGGGAGCCGGTGCCGCCGGCGGCCCGGCCGGTGGGGACCCGGATACGGTCGCCGTTCCGGGACTGGTCTTCGACGTCGACGAATCGACGTTCACCAGCCTGGTGGCGATCTCCGACCGCGTGCCCGTCGTCATCGACCTGTGGGCCGAGTGGTGCGAACCGTGCAAACAGCTCTCGCCGATCCTCGAACGCGTCGTCACCTCGTACGGGGGACGTCTGGTTCTGGCCAAGGTCGACGTCGATGCGAACCCGCGTCTGCAGCAGGCCTTCGGAGTCCAGTCGATCCCCACGGTCGTCGCCCTCATCAAGGGTCAGCCCGTGCCGCTGTTCCAGAGTGCTCTGCCCGAACCGCAGGTCCAGGCGTACTTCGACGAACTGCTCAAGCTCGCCGGTGAGAACGGTGTGACCGGCCATGCGGTCGTCGGGGGAGCCGAGCCCGAACCGGTCGGCCCCGCCCACCCGGAGGCCGAAGAGGCACTCGCCAAGGGCGACTTCGACACCGCAGAGAACCTTTTCAAGGCCGCGCTGGCGAACTCTCCAGCCGATGAAGAGGCGAAGTTCGGTCTCGCCCGGGCAGGCTTGGGACGCCGCCTCATCGACCAGGAACCGGCCGATCTCATCGCCGCCGCCGATGCGGACCCCAAAAACGTCGAGGCCGCGAAGGCCGCGGCCGACGCCGAAGTCGTCAGCGGCAATGCCGGCAGCGCCTTCAACCGACTCATCTCTCTTATCCGCACCACCACCGGTGATGAGAAGGAATCCCTGCGCCTGCGTGTCCTCGATCTCTTCGCGGTCCTCGGCGCCGACGACCCAGCCGTGACCAAGGCACGGACCGCACTCATGAGGGCACTGTTCTGA
- the mnmA gene encoding tRNA 2-thiouridine(34) synthase MnmA, with protein MRVLVAMSGGVDSSVAAARAVDAGHEVVGVHLALSRMPGTLRTGSRGCCTIEDSRDAHRVAGMLDIPFYVWDFSERFKEDIVDDFIAEYAAGRTPNPCMRCNERIKFAALLDRALALGFDAIATGHYAEVLRDDEGRPELHRGEDLAKDQSYVLGVLTSDQLEHCYFPIGATASKAEVRAEAAERGFSVANKPDSYDICFIPDGDTKAWLADKIPMRPGLIKDSEGEVLGEHDGAMTYTIGQRKGLGIEKPAADGKPRFVTGLDPATNTVTVGSRADLAVSHLTGIRTSWAGAAPSDMGDTPETGIDCEVQIRAHADPVPARAWLGEFVAEAPEHEANPIIDEVEVPAARPAGQLMHVDVDEELSGVAPGQTMVIYRGTRVLGQATIDSTAKDRITSAPEFAGA; from the coding sequence ATGAGAGTACTCGTTGCCATGTCCGGCGGAGTCGATTCCTCCGTCGCAGCCGCCCGTGCCGTCGACGCCGGACACGAAGTCGTCGGCGTTCACCTCGCCCTGTCCCGCATGCCCGGGACCCTGCGCACCGGATCGCGCGGCTGCTGCACGATCGAAGACTCCCGCGACGCCCACCGGGTGGCGGGAATGCTCGACATCCCCTTCTACGTCTGGGACTTCTCCGAGCGGTTCAAGGAAGACATAGTCGATGACTTCATCGCCGAATACGCCGCCGGGCGCACCCCGAACCCGTGCATGCGCTGCAATGAGCGCATCAAGTTCGCAGCCCTCCTCGACCGGGCCCTGGCGCTCGGCTTCGACGCCATCGCCACCGGCCACTATGCCGAGGTGCTCCGTGACGATGAGGGTCGCCCCGAACTCCACCGCGGTGAGGACCTGGCCAAGGACCAGTCCTACGTCCTCGGTGTGCTCACCTCCGACCAGCTCGAGCACTGCTATTTCCCGATCGGTGCGACGGCGTCGAAGGCCGAGGTGCGCGCAGAGGCGGCCGAGCGCGGTTTCTCCGTCGCGAACAAGCCCGACTCCTACGACATCTGCTTCATCCCCGACGGGGACACGAAGGCCTGGCTGGCCGACAAGATCCCGATGCGTCCGGGACTCATCAAGGACTCCGAAGGCGAAGTGCTCGGCGAACATGATGGGGCGATGACCTATACGATCGGCCAGCGCAAGGGTCTGGGCATCGAGAAGCCCGCTGCCGACGGCAAGCCGCGCTTCGTCACCGGCCTCGACCCGGCGACGAACACCGTCACCGTCGGATCGCGCGCCGATCTCGCGGTCTCGCATCTGACCGGCATCCGCACCTCCTGGGCCGGTGCAGCGCCGTCGGACATGGGGGACACCCCGGAGACCGGCATCGACTGCGAAGTGCAGATCCGCGCCCACGCCGACCCGGTGCCGGCCCGTGCCTGGCTCGGCGAATTCGTCGCCGAGGCACCCGAACATGAGGCGAATCCGATCATCGACGAGGTCGAGGTGCCCGCCGCACGTCCGGCCGGGCAGCTCATGCACGTCGACGTCGATGAGGAGCTCTCCGGAGTGGCCCCGGGCCAGACCATGGTGATCTACCGCGGCACCCGTGTCCTCGGCCAGGCCACCATCGACTCCACGGCTAAGGACCGCATCACCTCGGCACCCGAATTCGCAGGCGCCTGA
- a CDS encoding cysteine desulfurase family protein produces MPIYLDHAATSPMPAEVLEVYTKELARRANPSALHAVGQAARMRIEEAREGIARAVGAATSSEVIFTSGGTEADNFALKGLYLARNSGTFTEPARPRVLTTTIEHPAILEAVEWLESLGAEAVYLDVDPAGRLDLDAATAELRRDPERTALISVMAANNEIGTLQPIAEIGEIAAELGVPFHIDAVQALGQIPLDFTALKATAMTITAHKIGGPVGIGALLLDRAASPTPILHGGGQERSVRSGTLDVAGAVAFAAAVDLVTDDLEARAARLSGLRDRLIAGIESSIDGARLSGPRGADRLPANAHFTFPGCEGDSLLFGLDARGLATSTGSACSAGVSRPSRVLLACGMDEDSARTTQRFTLGHETTEADVDALLAALPEVVDQARRAGMVSATPRWMQGAS; encoded by the coding sequence GTGCCCATCTATCTTGATCACGCAGCCACCTCGCCGATGCCCGCCGAGGTGCTTGAGGTGTACACGAAGGAGCTGGCCCGTCGGGCCAACCCCTCGGCCCTGCACGCGGTCGGTCAGGCGGCACGGATGCGCATCGAAGAAGCACGCGAAGGCATCGCCCGCGCGGTCGGTGCGGCCACCTCGTCGGAGGTGATCTTCACATCCGGAGGCACCGAAGCGGACAATTTCGCTCTCAAAGGCCTCTACCTCGCCCGCAACAGCGGAACGTTCACGGAGCCTGCCCGCCCGCGAGTGCTGACGACGACGATCGAACATCCTGCGATCCTCGAGGCCGTAGAGTGGCTGGAGAGCCTCGGCGCCGAAGCCGTTTACCTCGACGTCGACCCGGCAGGACGTCTCGATCTGGACGCGGCGACCGCCGAACTGCGGCGCGACCCCGAACGCACCGCGCTCATCAGCGTGATGGCCGCGAACAACGAGATCGGCACTCTGCAGCCGATCGCCGAGATCGGTGAGATCGCCGCCGAACTCGGCGTTCCCTTCCACATCGACGCCGTACAGGCGCTCGGACAGATCCCGCTCGACTTCACCGCACTCAAGGCCACGGCGATGACGATCACCGCGCACAAGATCGGCGGCCCCGTCGGAATCGGCGCACTCCTGCTCGACCGCGCAGCGAGCCCGACGCCCATCCTCCACGGCGGGGGACAGGAACGCAGCGTGCGCTCGGGCACCCTCGACGTCGCCGGCGCCGTGGCCTTCGCCGCCGCCGTCGACCTCGTCACAGACGACCTCGAGGCCCGGGCGGCACGACTGTCGGGACTGCGGGACCGCCTCATCGCGGGAATCGAATCGAGCATCGACGGGGCACGGCTCTCCGGTCCGCGCGGAGCGGACCGCCTGCCGGCCAACGCCCACTTCACGTTCCCGGGCTGCGAGGGGGACTCGCTGCTGTTCGGTCTCGATGCCCGGGGATTGGCCACCTCGACGGGATCGGCCTGTTCTGCCGGTGTCTCCCGTCCCTCCCGTGTGCTCTTGGCATGCGGGATGGATGAGGACAGCGCCCGCACCACTCAACGTTTCACGCTCGGTCACGAAACGACCGAAGCCGATGTCGATGCCCTGCTCGCGGCCCTGCCCGAGGTCGTCGACCAGGCACGCCGAGCCGGGATGGTTTCGGCAACACCCCGATGGATGCAAGGAGCATCATGA
- a CDS encoding S9 family peptidase codes for MKESPQDVVTAPYGTWSSPLGAAEVAAGAAPIFDAAFRGDEIFYSTKIPTEKARTGLVRTSLSRPGEREQVIPTGFNIRSAVHEYGGASWALDQNSEVIYFVNAADQRVWQIIPGRAPHALTPDTSGRIRYGDLHMSPWGLLCVREDCRSTRRERAIVLLTKHGTTNVLSTHSHFMAWPRLSPDGSTLAFVGWEHPNMPWDGTTLWLVDVRTPATPAVAVLSGDGVERPRRSDPGMPSPTDPGISLLQPEFTSDSSLHVISDHHGHWSLFGLDIDPVTARPLATDERQPPAPEKIGVDRLRPVIDTGEEIGGALWQLGTRWHLNDGEEVWAHSQAATASLVRRRLSLSDKTLTPSDTTWETIDTTGEVFGTIELLDLSRTHLLLTAKSTRRPGVLYAVDRVTGLFTEIASERLDTHQGYYSRPQVGELGGVPVVIHPPHNPRFAALVDELPPFVVSIHGGPTGQATPEMTARTSFFTSQGIGVLEVNYGGSTGFGRAWRDRLRGQWGVVDVEDTVAAVNGLVAAGLADPNRIAISGASSGGWTVLSALASTNVFACGTSYFGVTDLMRFVVDTHDFESHYIDGLVGPWPAAQDEYITRSPIRRTTDITVPVAVMQGDRDPIVPPSQAQEFVDTLELAGVEYIYRLYKGESHGFVRAETIIDSLESEFGFYVDVFGIPRAHQHG; via the coding sequence ATGAAGGAAAGTCCCCAAGATGTCGTCACGGCACCTTATGGAACGTGGTCCTCACCTCTGGGCGCCGCCGAGGTGGCCGCCGGTGCCGCTCCGATCTTCGACGCCGCCTTCCGGGGAGACGAGATCTTCTATTCGACGAAGATCCCCACCGAGAAAGCCCGCACCGGGCTCGTCCGCACCTCACTGTCGCGTCCGGGAGAGCGTGAGCAGGTCATTCCGACCGGGTTCAACATCCGCTCCGCCGTCCACGAATACGGGGGAGCCTCGTGGGCTCTCGACCAGAACAGCGAAGTCATCTACTTCGTCAACGCCGCTGATCAGCGCGTCTGGCAGATCATTCCCGGCCGAGCCCCGCATGCCCTGACCCCGGACACCTCGGGGCGGATCCGCTATGGAGATCTGCACATGAGTCCGTGGGGACTGCTGTGCGTGCGCGAGGACTGCCGGTCCACCCGTCGTGAACGCGCGATTGTGCTGCTGACCAAGCACGGGACGACGAATGTGCTCTCGACCCACTCTCATTTCATGGCCTGGCCCAGACTCTCACCCGACGGCAGCACCTTGGCATTCGTCGGCTGGGAGCACCCGAACATGCCCTGGGACGGGACCACCCTGTGGCTGGTCGATGTGCGCACGCCGGCCACACCTGCGGTCGCCGTGCTCAGCGGCGACGGCGTCGAACGGCCACGCAGATCCGATCCGGGAATGCCGAGCCCGACCGATCCGGGCATCTCCCTGCTCCAGCCGGAGTTCACCTCCGATTCCTCCCTCCACGTCATCTCCGACCATCACGGGCACTGGTCGTTATTCGGGCTCGACATCGACCCCGTCACCGCGCGACCCCTGGCCACCGACGAACGCCAGCCACCGGCGCCCGAAAAGATCGGAGTCGACCGGCTGCGACCGGTCATCGACACCGGCGAGGAGATCGGCGGCGCCCTCTGGCAGCTGGGCACGAGGTGGCACCTCAACGACGGAGAAGAGGTGTGGGCCCATTCGCAGGCGGCCACCGCATCCCTCGTGCGCCGCCGGCTGAGCCTATCCGACAAAACGCTCACCCCTTCCGACACGACTTGGGAGACCATCGATACGACGGGGGAGGTCTTCGGCACGATCGAACTCCTCGACCTCAGCCGCACCCACCTGCTGCTGACGGCGAAGTCGACCAGGCGCCCCGGAGTCCTCTACGCCGTCGACCGGGTGACCGGCCTGTTCACCGAGATCGCCAGCGAACGCCTTGACACCCACCAGGGCTACTACTCCCGCCCGCAGGTCGGCGAGCTCGGGGGAGTGCCCGTCGTCATCCACCCGCCCCACAATCCTCGCTTCGCCGCTCTCGTCGACGAACTCCCGCCCTTCGTGGTCTCGATCCACGGCGGACCGACGGGGCAGGCGACCCCGGAGATGACGGCACGCACGAGCTTCTTCACCTCCCAGGGCATCGGCGTCCTCGAAGTCAACTACGGCGGGTCGACCGGATTCGGTCGTGCCTGGCGTGACCGGCTGCGCGGGCAATGGGGAGTCGTCGACGTCGAGGACACCGTCGCCGCCGTCAACGGACTCGTCGCGGCCGGACTCGCCGATCCGAACCGCATCGCCATCTCCGGAGCCTCCTCGGGCGGATGGACGGTGCTGTCCGCCCTGGCTTCGACGAACGTGTTCGCGTGCGGCACCTCGTATTTCGGGGTGACCGACCTCATGCGCTTCGTCGTCGACACCCACGACTTCGAATCCCACTACATCGACGGCCTCGTCGGACCCTGGCCCGCCGCCCAGGACGAATACATCACCCGGTCTCCGATCCGCCGGACCACAGACATCACCGTGCCTGTGGCTGTGATGCAAGGCGACCGCGACCCGATCGTCCCACCCTCACAGGCCCAGGAATTCGTCGATACACTCGAACTGGCCGGAGTGGAGTACATTTACCGTCTGTACAAGGGCGAATCCCACGGCTTCGTCCGCGCCGAGACCATCATCGATTCCCTGGAAAGCGAGTTCGGATTCTATGTCGACGTCTTCGGAATCCCCCGCGCCCACCAGCATGGCTGA